In the genome of Virgibacillus doumboii, the window ATCAAATGAATGGAGATTACCATCATTTTATTAAAGGCAAGGATGGTTCACTCGGGATTGCAGTTGCCGACGTAATCGGAAAAGGTATACCTGCAGCATTGTGTATGTCGATGATTAAGTATTCAATGGATAGTTTTCCGGAAGAAACAATGAGTCCAAAAGCAATTTTGAAAAACTTAAACCGGGTTGTCGAACGAAATGTTGATTCCAGTATGTTTATCACGATGTTCTATGCGCAGTACCTCCCGGATGAAAGCAAACTTTATTATTCATCAGCCGGCCATGAACCCGGTTTTTATTATCATGCGGAAAAAGATGAATTTGAGGAAATCGAAACAAAAGGCCTTGTCCTTGGGGTTTCTCCGGATTCTGATTATAAACAATATGAACGGATAATTAATAAGGACGATATGGTTATTATATTGACTGATGGCGTTACAGAGTGCAGGCAGGGAAACCGGTTTATTGAGAGTGAAGAAATACTTGATGTAATCAGACAATACGCACATCTGACCGCTCAGGAAATTGTCAATGGAGTGTATAAATATTTCGAAAGGCTGCAAGGGTTCCAGTTACGTGATGACTTTACATTAATTATTTTACGAAAACAGGTTTAAACCATCATTAATTAGGGAAAAAGTCCTTTATTGATATTGTGATGGGGCTGGGACAAAACGATAACGGTAACGCAAAAGACGAATAATGCACAAAAATAAGCGAAGTATATTTCCGGAGCGGTTATACACACCATTTTCCAGTTAGTTCGAATTTTCTTTTGATAAAAGTCTTTTGCCCCAGCCTCAACGATAAAAACGGTTAAATCATGTAGGAGGATGGCGATGAATTTACAGATTGATGTTACAGAGAGTAATGAGAAGTCTGTTGTAAATCTGACAGGGGAAATTGATGCATATACAGCACCAAAGTTAAAAGAGGCAGTACTGCCACTAACAAAAGCTAACGGACAGACTGTGGAAGTGAATCTGGAAGACGTTGATTACATGGATAGTACGGGCCTTGGTGTCTTCATAAGTGCCTTGAAATCAACGAAAGAGAATGACAGTAAGCTGAAATTGGTAAATCTGCAGGATCGTGTAGCAAGGTTGTTTAAAATTACCGGACTTGACGAAATTATAGATATAGGTACTGCGATTAGAGGTGAGAATTCGTAATGGAAATGTTTGATTTTATCGAAATGAAGATTCCTGCGAAGGCAGAATATGTGGGCGTTGCCCGCTTGAGCTTGTCAGGAATTGCCAACAGAATGGGCTTTACCTATGAGGATATTGAGGATTTAAAGGTAGCCGTTTCAGAAGCAATTACAAATGCTGTTGATCACGCCTATGATGACCAGGATGACGGGGAAATAACTGTTGGGTTTGGTGTATACGAAGATCGCCTGGAAACAATGGTAGCTGACCATGGAGGCAGCTTCGATCTTAAAGATATAAAAGGGGGAATAGGTCCATACAAGGAATCAGAGTCGGTTGAAAATTTACGCGAAGGTGGCTTTGGGTTATTTTTAATTAACGCGTTAATGGACAAAGTTGAACTAAATAACAACTATGGCGTTATCGTATTAATGACCAAGTACCTTTATGAAACTGAGGTGGGTTCCAGTGACGACCAGATCTCAACCACACAATAAAGGAAGAGATGAGGTTTACGGATGGATAGAACATCTCCAACAGGACCCGACAGATGAAGCCTTGCAGGAGAAAATTGTACTGGCTTACACTGACCTGGTTGAATCAATTGCCAGGAAGTACTCGAAAAACAGCAGTATACATGAAGACTTAGTCCAGGTTGGTATGATAGGACTGCTTGCTGCAGTAAGAAGGTATGATGCTTCTTTTGGCAAGTCATTCGAATCATTTGCCATCCCTACCATAATCGGTGAGATAAAACGATTCATTCGGGACAAAACGTGGAGTGTTCATGTTCCACGACGTATAAAAGAGTTAGGACCAAAGATTAAGAAAGCCGTTGATGAATTAACAACAGAAAATCAGAATTCACCTACAGTTAAACAAATTGCTGGTTATTTGGGTGTCTCGGAAGAAGATGTGCTGGAAACGATGGAAATGGGTAAAAGCTATAAAGCCCTGTCCGTCGACAGAAAGATTGAAGCGGACTCTGATGGCAGTACGGTAGCTATTCTCGATTTAGTAGGTAAAAATGAAAATGGCTATGAAAATGTAGACCAGCGAATGTTACTTGAGAAAATTATACCTATTTTATCAGAACGTGAGCAGCAAATTTTAAAGTGCACTTATTTTGATAATTTAAGTCAAAAGGAAACGGGAGAATTACTCGGTATCTCCCAAATGCATGTATCAAGATTACAACGCCGTTCACTAAGAAAACTCCGTGAAGCAATTCAATCCGAGAATACGGAGGTATTTGATTGAGTACGGTAGAAAAGAAGGTAAAAGCAGCTGTTTACCAGAAACCGAAAAAAGGTGAGTACTTGTGTGGTGACAGTTACTTTTACAAGGAAACAGACAATGAATTCATATGTGCACTGGCAGATGGATTGGGAAGCGGTGAATTTGCCAAAGAATCCTCCCAGATCGTAATTGATATTATAAAGAGAGATTACAATACATCTGTTGAACAGCTTATTAAAACATGTAATCAGCAGTTAACCGGGAAACGTGGTGTAGTTGTTGGGGTTTTAAAAATAGAGTTCGATAAACAGCGTTATACCTTTTCGTCCATTGGTAACATTGGGGTGTTAACAATCCCCCAGAACGGAAAGAAAAAAAGAAACATACCTGATCCCGGTTATCTTGCGGGTTATCACCGGCCGTTTAAAGTTGTTACGGAAAATCTTGAGCCGGCAATGACGTTTATTATGTTTACAGATGGTGTTACGGATGCAGATTTATCACAAAGTTTTTTACTGAACAGCGATGTGAATTGTATAGCGAAAGCGTATGAAGAACATACAGATGGAAAAGTGAGAAGTGATGATACAACTTTAATAGCTATACGGTACGAAGCATAGGTCCGGCAATATTTTGTCGGACTTTTTTCATTTCGGCTTATTTTTGGTAAAATAAGGACGTACATAAAGGAGGAGCCAATCGTGTCAACTGAATTAGAACAATGGGTAGCAAAAGAAGCTGATGTAAAAACTGCTATCGTTAAAAAAGTTATCGCATTAATGGATGAAGGAAACACCGTACCATTTATCGCGCGTTACCGAAAAGAGGTTACTGGCGGACTGGATGAAGTCCAAATCAAATTGATTCAGGATAAATACCAATATGCAGTCAACCTTGCTGAACGAAAAGAAGAAGTAATCCGATTAATCGATGAGCAGGGAAAGCTTACGGAGGAACTTGAACGTGATATAACACAAGCCACACAGCTGCAGCGTGTCGAGGACTTATACCGTCCATACAAGCAAAAACGCCGGACAAAAGCAACAATTGCCAAGGAAAAAGGACTGGAACCGCTGGCTGAAATTGTTTGGGCACAAGAAGCAAAAGATATATCTTCAGAAGCAGAGAAATTTTTATCTGAAGAGCATGAATTGAATACGATTGAAGACGTGTTGACAGGCGTAAACAATATAATTGCTGAATGGATATCAGATGATCCGGAATACCGTGAATATATTCGTGAAGAGACGTTTAAACGTGGTACAATGCACGCCGAGGCAAAGGATGCGGATAAGGACGATAAAGGCGTCTATGAAATGTATTACGAATATGATGAGGCTGTTCGCTCCATGGTCTCGCATCGTATCCTGGCACTGAATCGCGGTGAAAAAGAGGAAGTACTGAAAGTGTCGATTGAGTCGCCAATTGATCGTGTTTTTGAATTTTTACAGAAAAAAGTTATTGCGAATAAAGGGAATCAGGAGACAGCGGCTATTTTGCAGGGAGCAATCGAGGATGGCTATAAGCGGTTAATCCAGCCTTCCATTGAACGGGAAATCCGCAATAGTCTAACCGAAAAAGCTGAAGAGCAGGCAATTGATGTATTTTCAAAAAATCTTAAAAACCTGCTGCTGCAGCCACCACTGAAAGGAAAAACAGTTTTAGGGGTGGATCCGGCCTATCGAACCGGGTGTAAGCTTGCAGTGGTTGATGAAACAGGGAAAGTTCACCAGGTTGGCGTCATGTATCCAACAGCGCCAAAACATGATACAGCCGGCGCTGAAAAAATGGTGATGAATCTTATCAACGAATTTGATGTTGAACTGATTGCCATAGGAAATGGAACAGCTTCACGGGAAACAGAGCAGTTTATAGCTGATGTGATTGGAAAGCACGCATTGGAAATTCCATACATTATTGTCAATGAAGCGGGCGCGAGTGTTTATTCAGCATCCAAACTGGCCCGGGAAGAGTTTCCTGATCTGCAAGTCGAAGAACGAAGCGCAGCATCGATTGCACGAAGAGTACAGGATCCGCTTGCCGAGCTCGTAAAGATTGATCCGAAGTCGATTGGTGTCGGTCAGTATCAGCACGATGTCAGTCAAAAAGCGCTGAATGAATCCCTGACATTTGTTGTGGAAACTGCGGTTAACCAGGTTGGCGTTAATGTAAATACAGCCTCAACTTCATTACTGCAATATGTAGCGGGCCTTAGTAAAACCGTGGCTAATAATATTGTGAATCAACGGAATGACGAAGGGAAGTTTACCAACCGTAAACAATTGAAAAAAATTCCGCGTCTAGGTGCAAAAACATATGAACAGGGGATTGGATTTTTACGGATTCCGGATGGCGAAAACCCGCTTGATCGGACGCCGATCCACCCGGAAAGCTATTCACATACGGAACAGCTGCTGCAGATGATTGACTGTGAGATCAGTGACATCGGCTCAGACAAGCTTGGCAATAAATTGAATGAATTGAATAAAAGCGAAGTAGCTGATCAATTGGAAATTGGTGAGCCAACGTTAATCGATATTATGAATGCGCTGAGTCGCCCGGAACGTGACCCGCGTGATGACCTGCCTAAACCATTGTTAAAACAGAATGTCATGAGTATGGAAGATTTAAAACCAGGAATGGAAATGCAGGGAACTGTAAGGAATGTCGTCGACTTTGGTGTTTTTGTGGATATTGGTGTCAAACAGGATGGACTCGTGCATATTTCAAAAATGGCAAATAAATTTGTGAAGCACCCAATGGATATAGCATCTGTAGGTGATGTGGTAACCGTATGGGTTGAAAATGTCGATGTGGACAAGGGGCGCATTGCATTGACGATGATTGGTGGAAATGAGGCTAAAAAAAGCTGATGATCTTAAGTGATCATCAGCTTTTTTGCTGCATTTATTTTACATTGGCTGGAACTTTTAATCCCAATCCTTCTGCAATGCGTTCACCGTATTCCGGATCCGCTTTGTAGAAGTGCTCGATTTGACGCAATTTAATGTCGTCATAATCAACTTGCTTCATATGATCGACAACATTTTGGATAAGACGGTCTTTTTCATCCGTACTCATCAGGCGATATAAGTCGCCAGCTTGCGTGTAATGGTCTTTTTGTGAATAAGCTACACTGTCAGCATTTCCGTATACTTCAAACGGATTAATTTTTGAATCCGGATCCTCTTTTGGCTCATTATCATACCGGTTTGGTTCATAATGAAC includes:
- a CDS encoding PP2C family protein-serine/threonine phosphatase, with the translated sequence MDALQLDADNYKNLLKHYIETQDEQSLYGAEQVSKTFIKNNVPPEEIVNLHNQALSELYPDLPEHIQHSMNFLLETMISYGIAHQEYQTLREQQSELKSEISVAAGMQDTLLATTKPEIDGLDIGVISVPAHQMNGDYHHFIKGKDGSLGIAVADVIGKGIPAALCMSMIKYSMDSFPEETMSPKAILKNLNRVVERNVDSSMFITMFYAQYLPDESKLYYSSAGHEPGFYYHAEKDEFEEIETKGLVLGVSPDSDYKQYERIINKDDMVIILTDGVTECRQGNRFIESEEILDVIRQYAHLTAQEIVNGVYKYFERLQGFQLRDDFTLIILRKQV
- a CDS encoding STAS domain-containing protein; the encoded protein is MNLQIDVTESNEKSVVNLTGEIDAYTAPKLKEAVLPLTKANGQTVEVNLEDVDYMDSTGLGVFISALKSTKENDSKLKLVNLQDRVARLFKITGLDEIIDIGTAIRGENS
- the rsbW gene encoding anti-sigma B factor RsbW, giving the protein MEMFDFIEMKIPAKAEYVGVARLSLSGIANRMGFTYEDIEDLKVAVSEAITNAVDHAYDDQDDGEITVGFGVYEDRLETMVADHGGSFDLKDIKGGIGPYKESESVENLREGGFGLFLINALMDKVELNNNYGVIVLMTKYLYETEVGSSDDQISTTQ
- the sigB gene encoding RNA polymerase sigma factor SigB, producing the protein MTTRSQPHNKGRDEVYGWIEHLQQDPTDEALQEKIVLAYTDLVESIARKYSKNSSIHEDLVQVGMIGLLAAVRRYDASFGKSFESFAIPTIIGEIKRFIRDKTWSVHVPRRIKELGPKIKKAVDELTTENQNSPTVKQIAGYLGVSEEDVLETMEMGKSYKALSVDRKIEADSDGSTVAILDLVGKNENGYENVDQRMLLEKIIPILSEREQQILKCTYFDNLSQKETGELLGISQMHVSRLQRRSLRKLREAIQSENTEVFD
- a CDS encoding SpoIIE family protein phosphatase, with product MSTVEKKVKAAVYQKPKKGEYLCGDSYFYKETDNEFICALADGLGSGEFAKESSQIVIDIIKRDYNTSVEQLIKTCNQQLTGKRGVVVGVLKIEFDKQRYTFSSIGNIGVLTIPQNGKKKRNIPDPGYLAGYHRPFKVVTENLEPAMTFIMFTDGVTDADLSQSFLLNSDVNCIAKAYEEHTDGKVRSDDTTLIAIRYEA
- a CDS encoding Tex family protein; the protein is MSTELEQWVAKEADVKTAIVKKVIALMDEGNTVPFIARYRKEVTGGLDEVQIKLIQDKYQYAVNLAERKEEVIRLIDEQGKLTEELERDITQATQLQRVEDLYRPYKQKRRTKATIAKEKGLEPLAEIVWAQEAKDISSEAEKFLSEEHELNTIEDVLTGVNNIIAEWISDDPEYREYIREETFKRGTMHAEAKDADKDDKGVYEMYYEYDEAVRSMVSHRILALNRGEKEEVLKVSIESPIDRVFEFLQKKVIANKGNQETAAILQGAIEDGYKRLIQPSIEREIRNSLTEKAEEQAIDVFSKNLKNLLLQPPLKGKTVLGVDPAYRTGCKLAVVDETGKVHQVGVMYPTAPKHDTAGAEKMVMNLINEFDVELIAIGNGTASRETEQFIADVIGKHALEIPYIIVNEAGASVYSASKLAREEFPDLQVEERSAASIARRVQDPLAELVKIDPKSIGVGQYQHDVSQKALNESLTFVVETAVNQVGVNVNTASTSLLQYVAGLSKTVANNIVNQRNDEGKFTNRKQLKKIPRLGAKTYEQGIGFLRIPDGENPLDRTPIHPESYSHTEQLLQMIDCEISDIGSDKLGNKLNELNKSEVADQLEIGEPTLIDIMNALSRPERDPRDDLPKPLLKQNVMSMEDLKPGMEMQGTVRNVVDFGVFVDIGVKQDGLVHISKMANKFVKHPMDIASVGDVVTVWVENVDVDKGRIALTMIGGNEAKKS